The genomic segment TTAAAGCTTGATAAAAATATTTTAAAAACAATTACTAATAATTATGAGGTTATACTCATAACCGGTACAAATGGAAAAACCACAACAACAAGCATGATTTACAGCATCGTAAAAGATAGCAATAAGCAAGTAATTACTAACAATACTGGAGCAAATATGTATACAGGAATAGTTGCGTGTTTTATTTCAAATTATTCTTTTAAAAAGTCTTGCGAGAAAAAAATAGCTGTTATAGAAGTAGATGAAGCCAATGTAAAGTTTGTAACTGAATATATATCTCCGCGTATAATTACTGTTACCAATTTATTCAGAGATCAACTGGACAGATATGGTGAGGTGTATACTACGCTCAAGAAGATACTAGAAGGTGTAGAAAAAGTTCCCACAGCGACACTTCTTCTTAATGGGGACGAATCTTTATTCGGAAACTTAAACCTCAAAAATGATATTGTATACTATGGTTTCGGTACTAAAGTTAATGATAACAACATTGTAGATATCAATGCTGATGCTAAATTTTGCACAATCTGCAAATCTCCTTATGAATATAATTTTATTACCTACAACCATCTAGGGGACTTCTATTGCAGCGGTTGTGGATATAAACGTCCAAAGCTTACATACTCTGTGGATAAAATTGTTGATTTAAACACCAGTGGTTCCACTGTTCATATTAATAATAAAGAGTATTACATAAACCAACCAGGTACTTATAATATTTATAATGCCCTATGTGCATATTCCGTAGCTAAGTTACTTGGCCTTGAAGATACCTCTATAGAGCACTCTCTTAAAACAGTAGCTAGTAGCTTTGGCAGACAAGAAACCCTTAATATTGAAGGCAAAGAGGTTAAAATAATATTAGTTAAAAATCCAGCTGGCTATGATGAAGCAGTAAACACTATTAATCTTGATAAACGGAAAATAAATTTATCGCTTCTGCTAAATGACAATTATGCTGATGGAAAAGATGTTTCATGGATTTGGGATGTTAATTTTGAACGTCTAACTAGCCTTAATATTAACAAAATTATGATATCAGGAATACGTTTGTATGATATGGCCATAAGACTTAAAGTAGCAGGTTTTACCTCAGAATCCTTCCTCTTATGCAAAGACGAAGAGTCCTTACTACATCAAATCAAAGCTTGCGATGGTGAAATAGTTTATATACTAGCTACCTATACTGCCATGATAAATTTAAGAAAATCTTTACACGCTAAAGGATACATAGATAAAATTTGGTAATATAAAAAATTTAAATTAGAAGGTGAATATTATGGAAATTAACATTTGTCATTTATATCCTGATTTATTGAATGTTTATGGGGATGTAGGAAATATTTTAATATTGAAACATAGAGCTGAACTGCGTGGCATTAAAGTAACCATTGTTAATATATCTATGGGCGATATTTTCAAAGTAGAGGATTATGATATTGTATTTTTTGGTGGAGGACAAGATTATGAGCAGGCCATAGTTTCCCCTGATTTAATAGAATTCAAAAAATCTGCTATAGAAGAATATATACAAAGTGGAAAAGTGTTTTTAGCCATTTGTGGTGGATATCAATTGCTTGGTAAATATTATACTACTCCTGAGGGCGTGCAGCTTGAGGGTCTTGGTATTTTAGATATTTACACTGAAGGCGGAGATAAACGTTTCATAGGCAACACAGTTATTCATAATGAAGCTTTTGATGAAACCTACGTAGGCTTTGAAAATCATTCTGGAAGAACCTACATTAACAACTTAAAGCCACTTGGCACAGTTGAAGTTGGCTATGGCAACAACGGAGAAGACGGTTATGAGGGCTGCGTTTACAAAAATACATTCTGTACTTATTTCCATGGCTCCCTTTTATCTAAAAATCCTGAGCTCGCAGACAGAATACTTACACTAGCATTAACTAATAAATATAATGAAGTAGCCTTAACTTCTTTAGATGATAGTTTAGAAATTAAAGCTAAACAATTTATAATAAATAGAGAAACTTCTAAATAAAATAAAAAAAGATGTAGGACTTGGATAATTCCAAACCTACATCTTTTTTTCTAATTGGACCGCTAAACTGAAATACTTTATAGAATCAGCTACATTACCAAGTTTATGATACATACTTCCCATTTCTAAGTAACGCGAATATATATTTTGCTTCGCACCGAATTTCAATAATGAATCTAAAGACAAGTTCATATACATCTCTGCATTAGATGCCTTTCCTTGTCTGTCAAGAATAATAGCTTTATAATAATAGCTTTTTTCAATTAATTTAATATCATCTAAATTAATTGCATAGTTTAACACTTCATCCGAAATAGACTGTGCGAACTCTATTACGTCATTTTTAATAAGCTCTTTAACGATATCTAGCATAAAGCTAACTAGTCCTCTCTTATCGCCCCTAGGATATACGCTTAAACCCTTATTGATATATTCAACTGCTCTATCTTTCATATTACAGTCGAACATTGTGGATCCATAATTAAAAATAGCTATTGCCTTACTAGAATTTTCATCTTTATACAGCTTATACGACTTTTTTTCATATTCTTGGAACTTACCATTGTTCACTCTTATAGATAGCATAGCCAACATATGATATATCTCGGCCGCTTTAAATTCTGTATCCACGTGCTTAAGTAAATCTAATAATCTTATTCCCACATGATAAGCGCGTTCAAAATTTCCAAGCATAATGTTACAGGCAGCCTCACTATAAGTTACCGTTATTATTTTTTTATAATTAGGCGTCTTGCTCGCTTTTAACCCTTTTCTCACATTACAATAATAGCTCGAGGCTTGAAGATAATCTTCTTTTATATATAAGCGTCTTGCCATGTCTATATAGTAAGTTAATTGATTATCCTCTATTGATGTTTTTAGGTGTAAATCATAATATTTTGAAGTAATTAATTGAGTCTTCTCAAAGTCTTTTTTATCTAAGTAAAAATTAAACAACATATGTATTAGTTCAATTGCTAAATCATAGTAATTATATTTTTCAGCAAACTTCAAATTATAAGATACTTTAGCTTCAAATGCAT from the Clostridium sp. CM027 genome contains:
- a CDS encoding Mur ligase family protein, yielding MFNIKIQSLLSILVSKSIMKLSKFLFQGGTNFPGKIALKLDKNILKTITNNYEVILITGTNGKTTTTSMIYSIVKDSNKQVITNNTGANMYTGIVACFISNYSFKKSCEKKIAVIEVDEANVKFVTEYISPRIITVTNLFRDQLDRYGEVYTTLKKILEGVEKVPTATLLLNGDESLFGNLNLKNDIVYYGFGTKVNDNNIVDINADAKFCTICKSPYEYNFITYNHLGDFYCSGCGYKRPKLTYSVDKIVDLNTSGSTVHINNKEYYINQPGTYNIYNALCAYSVAKLLGLEDTSIEHSLKTVASSFGRQETLNIEGKEVKIILVKNPAGYDEAVNTINLDKRKINLSLLLNDNYADGKDVSWIWDVNFERLTSLNINKIMISGIRLYDMAIRLKVAGFTSESFLLCKDEESLLHQIKACDGEIVYILATYTAMINLRKSLHAKGYIDKIW
- a CDS encoding type 1 glutamine amidotransferase, which translates into the protein MEINICHLYPDLLNVYGDVGNILILKHRAELRGIKVTIVNISMGDIFKVEDYDIVFFGGGQDYEQAIVSPDLIEFKKSAIEEYIQSGKVFLAICGGYQLLGKYYTTPEGVQLEGLGILDIYTEGGDKRFIGNTVIHNEAFDETYVGFENHSGRTYINNLKPLGTVEVGYGNNGEDGYEGCVYKNTFCTYFHGSLLSKNPELADRILTLALTNKYNEVALTSLDDSLEIKAKQFIINRETSK
- a CDS encoding helix-turn-helix domain-containing protein codes for the protein MEILSTGEKIKRTRIYKGYTLREICDDKISVSKMSCIENNKVMAERWVLELISNKLDIDLEYLNENVFDQIEENIKELKQNDMNVIHVNDTNDINDDAFEAKVSYNLKFAEKYNYYDLAIELIHMLFNFYLDKKDFEKTQLITSKYYDLHLKTSIEDNQLTYYIDMARRLYIKEDYLQASSYYCNVRKGLKASKTPNYKKIITVTYSEAACNIMLGNFERAYHVGIRLLDLLKHVDTEFKAAEIYHMLAMLSIRVNNGKFQEYEKKSYKLYKDENSSKAIAIFNYGSTMFDCNMKDRAVEYINKGLSVYPRGDKRGLVSFMLDIVKELIKNDVIEFAQSISDEVLNYAINLDDIKLIEKSYYYKAIILDRQGKASNAEMYMNLSLDSLLKFGAKQNIYSRYLEMGSMYHKLGNVADSIKYFSLAVQLEKKM